The sequence below is a genomic window from Daphnia pulicaria isolate SC F1-1A chromosome 6, SC_F0-13Bv2, whole genome shotgun sequence.
TTGGGAAGCCATTTTTCCTGTTGTTCAGGAGTGCACATGCTCATCAATGTGGGCAAAAACATGATGTAATGAAGAGCCAAAGGGTTGCCTTCTTTAAGCGCAATCGCGCCGGCACCAGTACTTAAAAGCGCTACGGTGGAAACGTCCTTTGGCCTtgataagaaagaagaaatgatgTCAAGTTTGCAATAGAATCTCGTAATGATGAACCGCTTACTCTGTTTTTTGTATCATGTTTGATTtatacttttaaaaaacttacccATTTGACGGATCAGAGAGCTTTTTGAACAGCAGACAAGCCTTCCTTAGTTCAGCTGAATATTTGTCTGCGTGACTAAGATATTCAATAGGAATCGAATCTTTCAGGTCTTCATCGCTCACAATAAACTcctctgaaaagaaaaaaattacatttagaTTATAACAGTTTTATGAACATTTACTTAATATAGTAACCACTAAAATATGCGTACACTAGCTATAGAAATTTTAAGATTAGATTaataaagcaaaaataaaaatgaaattttatttcacctAGATCTCGACGTTCTTgcgttttttctttgcctCCATCAATCAGATTAGTGATTTCTTCTTTATCAAATGAGCAACGGGAACGTTCTCTCtttaaatccaaattttcGTAAACAACGCCAACcattttccacttttttttaaactttacttttttaaaaacctttGCTCACTGCAATTTTCTATAGAAAAGAGTGATTGACTGGACAAGGCAGCgaacaaaataatataatacaGCCAGAAGCGATAAAATTGTTGACCAAACTTTCATGCACCACTCTGACGGTCTGAACTCTATCgggattgaaaatgtttttttggactttgcGCTTTCACTTCAGACTTTCACTCTCTCCTTGGTTGCCAGACTGCATCCGTCGAGCTTTCATCACTAAAAAAACTTGCTAATTTTAGACGGCTGGGAAACCGTAACTATTACGCATTCGTGGCCAAATATTTTGCATAAAAACAATATATTTGAACAGCAAACCCTTGAGAGAAATGACAAATTTACTAATTCATTTCAAGGCGCAGCCATTTTTCCAAATTAGTAAGGTACACAAGGTGTTTAACGATTTAACAGCGATTATCTCCAactgtaacattttttttaatactcaGCTCTCTCAATTCCCTGTAATTTAAATTGTTCCGTAAAATCGTTGAAggcaatatgttttttttttttgtttttttctgatctgGGTTTTCTCAGATTTAGCGCTATTATTTTCCTGCATCGATCCTGTACTTTTGATCCATCGGGCTTTACTGAATCTTTCCAGGGAAACCGGTTTGGTCAAACATGTGTTGCTTGAATTGTTTCGCGATGTTCCTTCCGGCATGAACGTTGAAAGCTTGGTCAAAGCCTTTGGACCCAGGTGCTTCGGGTCCCTGATTGCGGAAGTAGCTAAACGAGCTGACCACACCGACATCTGttacgaggaaaaaaaaatgtcaagttaAATTTTGAAGTTAAGTTTTTATCTTCATAGTCAATACCATCCCTAAGACCGTCATCAAAGTTATTCTGAACTGGCGATTGAGGATCGTTGGAAGGGCCCTTGAAAAGTCCAAAGGATCGGAACGATGGATCTGTTTTTATCGGTGGATATGGGAATTGGTTTCCCATATTATGAATATCTTTCttcatgaaaaaatgaataaaggtAATGAGAAATGGCTACATAAATAGttgttaaataaaataaaaaattactacTTACGCCACCTACATTTGCTTTAAGACTTTTTTCCGGTACTCCAAAAGTGGAATGAAGGttagattttaattttccttTGATCGACGGTTTGCTGGACTTGTAtccgggttgttgttgttgttgtttttgttgttgttggattggTGGTTTATGATCTGCTCGAACATCATATGAAATAGTACTGTTAGTGTTGTGCGGGGAAAGCCAAGTTATTCACATTAAATGGAAGTCGAGTTTACCCACTGCTTCGGCGATAATTTGATTTATGTTTAAAGGATGCGGAGACTTGTATGTATGCTTAGTAGGTGGCTTCCTTACAGGAGCATAATTCTAagtaaaaacataaaataactGAGGGGAACAAATGAAATCATGAAGAGCAAGAATTCAACCTGAGGAGGAGAGACCACTTGACCATAGAGCGGCTCTTGCATTTCAGGATTTTTCAATCTAAACCCTGTTAAGAAGCTGGGATCACTGTGATTGTCAACCACATCATTAGTGTCATTAGAGGCGGTCGAGTCAATGgttttgctttctttttcctctttgttCGAGTTTCCTACGTAGAAATCGATTGTTActtaacatttaaattttatgttaCCGTGCAACAGGTATAAAAGAattattaaattgaattacCATTATTAAACGTGAATGGGTCAAAATTAACAGCTGTATCTTCAAAGATTGGGCCGTTAGAGCTGGTTGGTCTACTGGTCGACAGTTGGGAATACGAAGTGGTAATTGGTGATCCGATGGGTTGAGAAATCGGAATCCAGTCATTACTTGCCGCATTTACTGTAGGGGTAGCACGAACGTTAGTGGGTCCTTGGAATGGCACCGCACGAGTAAAAGCCGCTTGATTGGCTGTGGTTTGGGGAGAGTGCTGAGGGGTTGGATGGCTTTTTAATGGTTGAATAGGTGCCGGTTGGTGGGAATGAAAGGGCGAAGGCTctataatttcaaatgaattagtATGTTGTACATTGTCATTATCAATATAACTTAGAATATACGGAATAAAATTCACCTGATTTTCCGCCAAGAGAATTGCCAGTTTGGATAACAGGACTAGCAGGTCGTTTATGGTTGAGCTTaaataaaattgcattaaAACTTGAACTCGACGAAATAATCCACAATCACAATTACCACAAACGATCCGTGAGAACTGCTTGAAATTGATCTGAAATCCGATTCTGGTCGTGAGCCTTCCACTACTGGCACCCCTTTCATGTTACCGTCGTTTTGACGATGTAAATTTCTGTTGCTTGTTTCTGAATCTCGGATTACACTTACTCCAAATTTGGAATCATTTCCAGCAACCATGTTTGCGTTCTTTACAAACGTGCTATTAGCCCCCCAATCAGAGCTAACAGCGGGTGGTGGATTGAGTCCTTCAATTTTAACTGAAACAGCACCGGTACCTGTTGATCCTTGATCCTTATCGCTCACTAAATGCGACTGGATCTGGGAACTACCAAAAacagaattaattttcattgaaTCACTTTGAACGgtatttttgtgtttacaaGAATGCTTTGAAAGCGGGTATATCCAATTGTCTACTCTTAATCCCAGCTGTTGACGCAGTATTCATCATGAATTGCAAGGTGAGCAATAATCCAAGCTAACATGCAAATATAGAATACTATTAATGCTTCTTCATAAAATAACATATAATACTGATGTATTTACTGATAAAGCTTACCAGTTTAGTAACCGCCATCTCCTCGAGATCGATTTGTTATGATGAAATGGTCGAAGAAACTGAGAAAACTTAATTGAATTCGAAAACACGGaggaaactaaaaagaagCAGACGTTTCTCGAGTCGTCGTTGGAACTGTTTCAATAATCGCGTTTCCTATCTCCTATATATAGCTTTCTTTTGACTGAGCATCGACAACAAAGGTATGAAAGTCTTCACTTCCTACTTTGTATTATTTTCTGGTTACCAATGCACAATATTTAACTTTCGCAATAGTAGTGATTGTTGAAAGGAATTTGTGGTGACGGTAGTCGATTTCAAGTGAAAGAGATACCAACCTCATGGCATAATGTGAATCGTGGGAATACGtgttcccttttttcctcATTAAATTATAAGAAATACTATACAGGAAGAATTTCCTGTGGCCACCTGACGCGCCTCCGAAGACAATTGGTCTTCGGCTGTCTGTACTGGCGCTGGTCAAAGTAGAAAGTATGCCAAGAATATTCtatacaactttttttccctttaattGCTGGTGCTGTATAGCTCCTAATGGACCAGTTTATAATAGTAAACCCATAGCAGCTGTTTTGACTTTTCTGTACAATAGTAATAACAGCAGTTGAACACGACGTTAACTGTTGAACATTTACTTTACATTTCTAAAGTTCGTCAATAAAATTCGGAAAAAAAGATGCACGAATAGCGCGATGTGTTTGAAACGCAGGAATGAAAGAGAAAGaccctaaagaaaaaaaacttagcTTTCCACgagattacttttttttttcgtaatatttaGACATTATTCAAATGGCTTTCTCCTTAACCAAAATTCGTAACCACACGTTCGAGGCCACAGGGCGTGCACGAAAGAATATGATATTTAGAAGTCTGTAGTAAGAAGCTGATCAGTTTCCaacattgtgttttttttttgcatttaatCAGAAGAACAACCACGAATACATACGTACGAAACTACGAATTCCTGTGGTAGTGAAAATAATTCGCGAATTGGTATGAGTGATTTGATCATCAAACACATGTTTCACATTTCTcaagatttttcctttttgctctATCTCTGCTACAGAAACCAAAATATCTAATCTATTTCCTGTTTTCTAGTTACTCATATGTACGACATAATCGTTACGTAAAATAGTGGAACAAGGAGATCTCTTACATACATCAAAGCTTATGTCTTATTTGACAGTtcagaaagaaaggaaaatttaGCTTGATAAATACCTTCCTGCTGCAGAAATTTGTGAAGCACATTGTCAACTAATACTCCAATTAAGTCTCAATTTCTTTAATGGGGAAACGGAATTTAGTTCAGTCTATTTTGCAAGCCCATACTTCACTTCAGCAGTGCTGACCGGTGCTGACGATAAAAACATTGTTTTCGAATAATCAGCGTTGCCCTATTTCGTTAAACGGCCAccgataatttaaaaaagaaaagaagaaagaagaaacaccATGCAGGAAATAAATTCGAAAAGTACCACCACTATATTCTACTCTCGTACCACTCCTACAGCCACTTCTCAACCAGAATAAGGAATGAAAAGGGAAACTTTGGCCAGCCCCTCGTTCTGCCATTATTGTGTCTCTATTAGTCTATTTGTATCATAAGATAAGCGTGTGTtcggaaaaaaagtaaaatagttTCTCCTTTTGTATCGAAAGTCGCATACGTAggttttttttggttgaatAGAACTGTTCTTCAACTAAAAACTACAGATGATATTTCAATTATAGGAAAGCATGTATAAATACTTTACTGCTTGATTTAACTTATGGCAAGCTATGATCACGCTACGTGGAGTGCcggaaaaagcaaacaaaaacgaTAGCGTACACTGAAAATAACAAGAGTACGGAATACTTCTTCCTTATGGAACGCCAtagggacaaaaaattaactgctcccaagtaagcattaatttagtgctctccaaaaataagtgctgaaaatttagtgctctctcgcatccgccctctagcgggcggttcaaaatatttcgtttctcCGCCTGCTTGTGAGAGGAGTTAGAAGCTATCGattaaaatccaatatttAGCTAAACTATGGGATTTCTAAATTCGAATGCTTGCCCTTTTTCTTGCCTCATCACCTTTGCCAACCCGGCAACCCCTTATGTCTTCCGAGAATCCTGAAATCCGTCATCCAACATCCAACATCCGATGTTCGGCATGTCCGGCGATGCCGAACATCGGAACATGCCAGGACTAATATTGTTACTTTTgctggggaagaagaaaaagtatcgACGAAGTACTAGTCACGAAGATTACTTCGACAAAGATGGAATCATAAAAAGAGACGATAAAAATCACAGGACAGAAGGGTGGTGGCGGAGGTGATGGGGCAAGACGCTGATCGACGCTGATGTATTCGAAAATAAGATTTTAATCGATATTCAATAGtcaattttttcattaatagcgaaatattttgaacggcccgctagagggcggatgcgagagagcactaaattttgagcacttatttttggagaaCACTAAATTAATGCTAACTTGggagcagttaattttttgtccctaTGGCGTTCCATACTTCCTTACCAACGTCGAAGAATCCTGAAATTTAATGATgataatttttcaaacaagacgggccaataaaagttacagtTTACCCAcaatactttttctttctatttaccTAATTAGGGGATGAATTACAAGCTGTAAGGAGAAATCCTGTTTACAGGTCTTGTattctgaatttttaaatcaatattttaaaGGTAGGAAggttaaatacaaaaagatgAAATCTAATTTCACGCAACCGGTTAAggttaaatacaaaaatatgaaatcaaatttcgCGCAACCGGTTGCGAAGTAACAGTTTGTACAAATGATGATACATATGACTGGAAGTGATGGTTGAGAACGACTGGGAAATCACTTCCACAATATACATCTTAAGGAACGAATGTTTCAACGTTAAGCGCAGAGTATTACACATTGGGTACAGGACGAAAGAGTAAAGGACGCAAGTTATCAGAAGTGTAGGTACTAGTAACAACATGCGCAACATCTCGACTCCTAGCATTGTTAATCAAATCCTGCCATGTCTCGTTCATTTGCAACGTTTGAAAATGCCCACAAACTATAAGCGACTCTTTGGCACGGGTCATGGCGACATTCATTCTTTGCAACGAGCTAACAAAACCAATATCTCCGCCGAGATTTCTTACTTCCCGTGCTCTTACGCAAGAGACTATGACaatatctttctctcttcctTGGAAACTGTCGACGGTGTTCACCTCTACTCGGGATGcgctgaaaaatatttgaaataaaataagttttaCGGAATATTTATCGCCAAATTATCAAACCAATAGATGGTGTACTTACTTTATACGGTTAACctcttcattcatttttttaactatATATTGCTGTTGACTCCGGTAAAAGGTGATGACACCAACAGATTTCCCACGGGTCAACGGAGAGTTCACGATCAACGTTACAATTTTTGCCACCAAAGCGGCCTCGTTCTCGTTCTTGAAACTTTGATCTACAAGTTGTTCAAGTCCATCAATCACGTTTAACACCCTAAAAAATTGAGATTCATAATTATAATTCTAAATGGTTCGAAAactggaaaagaaatggaggtCACAGCAGTTAAAACGATTCACGAAAACGAACCTGTATTCGTAACAAGGTCCGTTCCTGATAAGACCTTCAGCTGTTACAAGTTTGCCACCGTAAAAGTACTTTGAAGGCCACTCGCATATAGAAGGGGCCATTCTATATTGCGTGTTCAACATCATGACGCCTTCCTCGTTCTCCCGATTTGTAATCATTCTATTGGAGTAAAAACGATTGAAAAGCGACTGATCAAATCGATTTTTTGCGGCAACCTGAAAGgggcaaaatataaaaaaataaaaaatattttgagtgTTCATGTAATAATGTGTGTGAatggcatttttaaaaattgtaccTGAGAAGTCACAGTTGCAGGTAACTGATCTGGGTCCCCGATCAAAACAAGTTTGCTAATACCAAAAGCGAGCGGCGTAAGTGATTCGGGCTCCGTACACTGGGATGCTTCGTCAAGTATGCAACAAAGAAATGATTTGCTAGACCTTTCcctaggaaataataaaaaaaaaccatcaatTTTTACGAACATTTAGGAAAATTAAAGGTATTTACTCAATGAAGAGGGTCTCCATTTCTCTACTGCGGCAAGAATTCAGAGTTGTGCAGATAATTTGAGCACGagaaatcaaatgttttttcatcgcaAGACGCTCTTTGTCAGAATTAAAATACTTTGCATGAGTTTTATAGCATTCTTGATAGGACCTGTCCACTCcgtcaatttgaatttctaaCTGCTCTAATTTTCTCCCATGCATCCGGGCTTCATCCGATTGTCCTCTCTATGaagtgaaaataattttaacacGGGTTCAAAACTggactaaatttttaaataaaccttGTTGGCAGCATCAATTGAAGCTATTAAATTGGTCTTGTTTTTTCGGAGACTATGTAATTCTTCTGTTAAAGTTCGAAGTTTGCCACTTTCCGGGGAATCTTTTGTAGCTATAGTATCtcgttgaaattttctcgttAATTCGTCAAGAGAAATTCTTGCCACGTTGGGATGCATGGACGCCAGAACTCCGATGCGCACAACTgtggaaagcaaaaaaaattattaaaattgcaGGTCATTGTTTAAACTAAAATTTACTTACTGTTGTATCTACTCTTCTTCTCATCACGTGCAATCATAAGGCGGTTGGCTATTTCATCGATTGCATTGTTCGATGGTGCACAGACTAGTATACGTGGGAAGCTGTTGGTTTTTTCGTAATGCGTAAACATCATGCGCGAAATCAATTCTACAATTACATGGGATTTTCCAGTACCTAAATGAAAAGCACATgttaacattttaaataaaacacaaaatagaTGAGGACAAAATATCTAACCTGGAGGTCCCTGTAAAAGGGCAACTTTAGGTTCACGGTCTGATGCGCAAACCATCGTCCTTGTAATGGACTCGACAGCTTGATATTGACAAGGATTCAAAACTGGATGATTTTCTTCAACATCAACTGTGTCCAACTTGAATGCATCCACATAATCACTTGGGTGAAGGATTACGTCACATAGAGGGGAACAAGCTAACTCGGCGTtgagaatgaattgtttaacTACCGTGTTAAGTCGTGATATTTTAGTGACGGAAAAGATTTTGTCCAGTTCTTTGGGGACATTGGACATCTTAATCCATAGAACGAACGACATCCTGAAGTAAAGAACATTTTGGCGCTGACAGGTTTCCAACAGACGCGGATCAACGTCTTCTGCCCGCCAATTTCTGGTCACCACTTGTTCAGCAACACCAAAAAATTTCACAGGAGGTTTCTGAGGTGAAATATGGACAGTCAAGGTTACGAGTTCCATATCGATTATCCTTATTGGCGACAGAGCTTCACATTGAAGAAGAGCGAAACCATCGCAGAACTTGGgttttgaataaatcaatgGTCTTATAGAATCATGTTGGCTTGTTTCCATATCCTTGCAAAGGCTAGCCCATGTCTCGTGGAGCATAAGTGGGGTAAAAATGCTACAATAAGCTTCCAGACTGTCATAAGCTGACACAACTGGTAACAGCGAGAGCTCTGGAAGACTTTTATCATTTTCTCGTTGTAATGCATTAAGTAGCGGGGGCGGCACATCattcttttgcttcttttgttcctattttaaaaaatttcaattagaatcaaaatttctcacgtaaaataaaatgaaaaaaagttacTTCAATCCATTCATAACACCAGTTACATATTCTGTACAGAATGTCGTTCGTTAAAGCAACCCTATCCACAGGACGGACAGGAGTTTTAGTGGGAAGAGGTGGAGTTGGGGGTCTTGATTCAATTtcatgaattttgtttttcacctcCACGATCGACACTTTCTTTGGACGGTATAAACCATTCTTCAAGCCTTGATATTTTAGAATACCACGCATACCATTGTCAGAAATCGGACGTGGACGCTGTATTTCATCatctacataaaaaatttaaataaataataaaaaacaaatattttaataagTTCAACACACTTACCAGGGACGGGAAGTGGAATAGTTTCATCATTAGGATTTGATGGGGCCATTGGACTCGCATTGGAATTAGAAGGGGCTGGGTGTTGATGTTGACCGGGAAGTGATGGTATTTCCCTTCCTTCTCGACGAACATTTCTTATTGAATTCGGTGGAACCCACTTCTTGTTTCTTCCAAGCGGTTGAGCCTCATCTCTTGATCTATCCTGATATCTGCTAGGATGTTTTGAATGTCCCGATGATGCTTCATTTTTATCGCCATCTTCAGAAACGCTAACTCTCCGTGCTACTCGGACATGGGGTTTCTTGAAGGAATACGACACGGAAGGAGTCTCAGACGATTCCATTGAATCTGCTCCCATTGGTTCTGATTCATTGTCATCGCCGGGATATTTCCTCTTGTGTGCAGATGAACTTGCCGAATTCGAAGCATCTTGATCATTAGACACTCTTTCGGCATTGGACGTCTTCGGTAACCTTGGTATGCTGAAACCGGGTAATGAAGAACTTGTGGCTTTCTTAGTACCTTCCTTCGGTCCATTTTCTTCACCAAcgaaatcttttaaaaataaatctccgCGGGATTTCTTGGTTACTTTGGCCTATCAAAGAGAATTTTATAAACGAGATTTTGACAACcaaaatattaaactgataTTACCTTCACTGGAATTGGCGCAGATGACTTTGGCTCTTTGGGAACCTGGGTAGACGGTCGGGGGGTTAGAAATTTCTTAGTGGGATCAACACTAGTAGATGGTTGTTCGGTCAATCTTCTATCGCTCATCggtctattttttgccttcTTCTTGCTTGCTTCGTTAACGGAAACACGATAACTTTCCATCCCGTGCTCTTTACATAACTTTTCTCGAACTGAGCCAATGCCATTCGCTGATTTTCTCTTGCGGCCGGTCTGTGGTTTAGGCGGTATTATTGGAATTCGTGGTGTAGCGACTtttgattgtaatttttttcgttgatcGTCTTCGGCTGACTGGTTATCCGTTTCCCTCCTAGAAGACTCACCAGCAGTTGCCAGGGAAGATCGCCCTCTAACAGGTGTATGCAAATTCTGGGGTTCGGTTTGAAgaattgtttttcctttttggttaAAACGTCCGGACTTCACAAGTGAATTCAACTTATCCACGTCAGTTCCCTTCCTAGAGATTTTCTTGGATAaactcgtttcttcttcttcctcctctgcaATTTCTTTCAGAAATGCTTGCGAGAGTTCTGGAAAGAAGGGACTGTCTTCATCTGATGAACTTGAAGAGACCACTAACGGAGATTTGCCGTGATGATCGTCGGCATGCTTTCGAACTGGGCTATCCAAAGGCTCTTGTTTGAAGCGGGATtgggaagaaaaagtttcctcGTCACCGGAACTCAAAATAATGACGTCCTCATCAGATTCTGGGCAATGGTCGTTTCGTTTCCCACAAACAACATTCGCCTTCACAACTGCACAGTCGTCAGAGTCTTCtaccaaattttcaatttgtggTGCTGAAGCAGACCCCATTCGACCACTGCAAGAAGGAATTCTTTGTTCGGACCCTGCTTCTCTGGAAAGTTTTTCTACGACGAATACCGACTTGGGAACTTTACAGACAGAAGCGGCATTAGATGAAAACAAGGCATCGTCATCACTGGAATCCTCTGAACTAGATGTGCGTTCGTTAAGATGAGTCACTTTTTTCAATGCTTTCCCTTTTGACTCCACTCCAGTTAGGGAATTCTTTGCGTGATGGTTGGCAATGTTTTTAGAACTGTCTTCATTATCGGAATCTGAATCCGAACTGTAGAGTAATAAACGTTTCTTGCCATTCAATCGCTTTTTTGTTGCTTTGGAGTGAGCAATGTCaccatttaaatatttttttggaaGTCCTTCAATAACTACTTTACAGTCCAATTTTAACTTGGCGTCGTCCAGCGATGGTCGTACGGGTTTTGAGTTGGACAAAGTTGGAATCATTTTAGCATCGTCGTTACGAACTGGGGTCTTTTCATGGGAGCCTAGAGGAATATCATACATTATGGTGAAACTTAAGCATTtgttaaatagaaaaatccaaattaaGTATACGTTTTTGCTGATGCGAATTTGATGCAGTGGAAGATTCCTCGGCGGTACAAGCACGCGTTGTTTTTTCATGCGAAACGCACGACTCACCTATGAATATTCCTATTAAACCACTTCAACGTCAATAGATTTTCAATTTACTTCATCACACACTATGATACCTTGAATATCAGATTTCTCAGAAAATATTGGAGACGATGGAAGTATAACCTCTGGAAAATTTGGTATTTTAATGTGTTGGGAGTCATCTGAAGCTACATTTTGACCTTGTGGAGTTTCTAgcaatttcattgaaaatttgttataTTAAAGTAAAATTACGACACCATTTGAAAATGACATGAGAACAAACCTGATTTATCTGGGTCATCACTCggtttccctttttcaatatctgtaaacaaaaattgaagctATTACTCAAACCACACTTGCTTGAAATTTAGTAATACCATTAGATAAAGGATCTGTTCTGCATTCTGATTCCTCCAATGGATCACGGGCTGCAGAAACACCAGGTACTTCAACAATCATAAGGTCACCATCATTCTAAATTCGTCAATGCCTTGTATTAAATTAATGTAGTTTAACACAAATTTCACATACATAAACTTTAATTTGGCTGAGATTACCTCATTTTCATCTTTAACAGTATTTTTCAATACATTAAAAACATAGTAATCTGACT
It includes:
- the LOC124343119 gene encoding uncharacterized protein LOC124343119 isoform X5, with amino-acid sequence MEDWYLERLGHQNSRHHLNILLGPREKLTIGRKAGGVVDIVCNGKTVSREHCVLKYVDNCWSIEDLKSMNGVFLNRNRIPANTPTILRERDILGVGAIETTESDYYVFNVLKNTVKDENENDGDLMIVEVPGVSAARDPLEESECRTDPLSNDIEKGKPSDDPDKSETPQGQNVASDDSQHIKIPNFPEVILPSSPIFSEKSDIQGIFIGESCVSHEKTTRACTAEESSTASNSHQQKRSHEKTPVRNDDAKMIPTLSNSKPVRPSLDDAKLKLDCKVVIEGLPKKYLNGDIAHSKATKKRLNGKKRLLLYSSDSDSDNEDSSKNIANHHAKNSLTGVESKGKALKKVTHLNERTSSSEDSSDDDALFSSNAASVCKVPKSVFVVEKLSREAGSEQRIPSCSGRMGSASAPQIENLVEDSDDCAVVKANVVCGKRNDHCPESDEDVIILSSGDEETFSSQSRFKQEPLDSPVRKHADDHHGKSPLVVSSSSSDEDSPFFPELSQAFLKEIAEEEEEETSLSKKISRKGTDVDKLNSLVKSGRFNQKGKTILQTEPQNLHTPVRGRSSLATAGESSRRETDNQSAEDDQRKKLQSKVATPRIPIIPPKPQTGRKRKSANGIGSVREKLCKEHGMESYRVSVNEASKKKAKNRPMSDRRLTEQPSTSVDPTKKFLTPRPSTQVPKEPKSSAPIPVKAKVTKKSRGDLFLKDFVGEENGPKEGTKKATSSSLPGFSIPRLPKTSNAERVSNDQDASNSASSSAHKRKYPGDDNESEPMGADSMESSETPSVSYSFKKPHVRVARRVSVSEDGDKNEASSGHSKHPSRYQDRSRDEAQPLGRNKKWVPPNSIRNVRREGREIPSLPGQHQHPAPSNSNASPMAPSNPNDETIPLPVPDDEIQRPRPISDNGMRGILKYQGLKNGLYRPKKVSIVEVKNKIHEIESRPPTPPLPTKTPVRPVDRVALTNDILYRICNWCYEWIEEQKKQKNDVPPPLLNALQRENDKSLPELSLLPVVSAYDSLEAYCSIFTPLMLHETWASLCKDMETSQHDSIRPLIYSKPKFCDGFALLQCEALSPIRIIDMELVTLTVHISPQKPPVKFFGVAEQVVTRNWRAEDVDPRLLETCQRQNVLYFRMSFVLWIKMSNVPKELDKIFSVTKISRLNTVVKQFILNAELACSPLCDVILHPSDYVDAFKLDTVDVEENHPVLNPCQYQAVESITRTMVCASDREPKVALLQGPPGTGKSHVIVELISRMMFTHYEKTNSFPRILVCAPSNNAIDEIANRLMIARDEKKSRYNIVRIGVLASMHPNVARISLDELTRKFQRDTIATKDSPESGKLRTLTEELHSLRKNKTNLIASIDAANKRGQSDEARMHGRKLEQLEIQIDGVDRSYQECYKTHAKYFNSDKERLAMKKHLISRAQIICTTLNSCRSREMETLFIEERSSKSFLCCILDEASQCTEPESLTPLAFGISKLVLIGDPDQLPATVTSQVAAKNRFDQSLFNRFYSNRMITNRENEEGVMMLNTQYRMAPSICEWPSKYFYGGKLVTAEGLIRNGPCYEYRVLNVIDGLEQLVDQSFKNENEAALVAKIVTLIVNSPLTRGKSVGVITFYRSQQQYIVKKMNEEVNRINASRVEVNTVDSFQGREKDIVIVSCVRAREVRNLGGDIGFVSSLQRMNVAMTRAKESLIVCGHFQTLQMNETWQDLINNARSRDVAHVVTSTYTSDNLRPLLFRPVPNV